The following is a genomic window from Sphingobacterium spiritivorum.
GCTGATGGAACGGTTACTTACCAGGCTATTTCTGCTACGAACTTATCTGATGCGAAAAACCTTACTGCAGCAACAGGAGACAGAATCGTTGTTACGGATGGTACAGGAACTGTCCTTAAAAATACCACGTTAGATGTAAAAGAGTCTAATCTAAGATTACAAAATATTGGCGGGGCATTAAATGCGAACCAGGTTGCAGGCGGAACTTCAGGACAGGTAATGACTGTAGGTGCAGATGGAAAAGGAACATGGGTTGATAAAACTACGATCTCTCCTGAAACAACAAATACATTAGTTAATAATGGTACTAATACACTTACTTCTACAGTAAACGGTAAGGTTGCTACAGCACCAGTTGTAAATGGTGTAAACAATACGATCACAGGAACAGGACTTGTAACTACTGTAAATGGAGTTGCTTCTGCTTCTGTTGATTTGAAAGATGCAATTCAATCTGCTCAGAAAACAACTACAGTAGTTGCAGGAAGCAATGTGTCTGTTACACCGGCAACACCAAATGCAACAGGAAATACAGCATACACTGTTAATGTTTCTACTGCAGCAGCGAATACATTAGGGGTTGTAAAACCAGGAACAGGTTTATCTGTTGATGCAAACGGAACATTAAGTGTGAATACAGGTACAAGCGGCATAGGTAAAACCCTTTCAGCAGGAGACGGATCAATAGTTGTAGGTGCAGGAGCAGGCGCAACCTTAGTGGATGCAAATGTTAAAGTTGCGGATGCCGGAATTACTACCATTAAATTAGCGGACAAAAATGTTACTGCAGGTAAGATTGCACCGGGTCCAGCGAATCAGGTGTTAGTGACAGATGCTACAGGTGCAAATGCACAATGGGTAGCACAGTCTACATTGACAGATAATACGACTGCAGATAATGGTTTGACAAAAACAGGAAATAATGTACAGCTTGGCGGTAGCTTAACAAAAGCTACAACTATAACCGCAACGGCAACGAACACGCTTGCTGTGGCAGGATTGCAAAATACAGCAGCAGCAGCTTATAACGGTACAAATGGAGTAAGTACAGATAGGGTAGTCGTAGCCGATGCAAGCGGAGTCTTGAAACAAGTCAAAGCGACAATGCCGAAATTCTTCTATATGCCGTCTATTATCGTTCCTACAGCAGCAGATCAGTTTGTAGCGGAAACAGGTGTATCAGGAGAGTCATTTGGAACAATCAATCTTTACGATCGTTATAAAAAACAATTCGGAACACCAATGGCTCAGAATGCTGCAGTGACAACCGCTTTACCTGTTTTACCTTCAGGAGAATTAGACTACTACATTACATGGTACGATACAAATGTATTTGCAAGTGTGTCGGTAAGCAATACAGGTATACTGACTTATACAGTGAAAGCAAATGCTGACGTAACAATCGGATCATTCATGAATATTGTGTTTGCCGTAAAACCATAGTAAAAATGACACAAGTAAATTTGAATACGCACAACATTACATTCAGGACTGTCTTAAAAATGACAGTCCTGGCTATTGCATTCTTTTTTATGCAAAAAACTGCGGATGCACAATTTACAATAACAGAGAATTTCAAAGGCGCGGTAAGTCCGGATATTATTCTGGGAGATGACTCCAAACTTACATCCGGTCAGGAAGATCCTGTAGGGGCAGGCTGGTTGAGGTTGACTCCGGACGATCAGAATAAGAAAGGATACGCTTTTATAAATAAAACTTTTCCCTCATCATTAGGTATTATTGCAGATTTCGAATATAAAATCTGGAGAACCAAGGATGGCCGCGGTGGATTAAATGATGGTGGTGACGGATTTTCAATTTTTCTTTTTGACGGAACGACTACAGCATCTCAATTTGCTCTTGGCGGATACGGAGGTTCATTAGGTTATGCCCGAAATAAAGATAACCCCAATAATAATAACGGACTAAAGAATGGTTACATCGGTATCGGTTTTGATGCTTTTGGTAACTTTACAAATAAATTTGCTCCAGATAAATTTACCGGAGCCAATCAGGCTGTACCAAACTCCATCACATTAAGGGGGAGTACCGGTACTGCCGATAATGCCACATCAAATCCGTTTCTGAAAAGTGTGAATATCTCCGGAACGGGTACCGGAACAAAAACGGACGTTCCCGCTAATTATACAGGAACACTTGGTAACGGTTGGCAAAACCATATTGATTATAACAAAAGTTCGGGTACAAGTGCAGGGGCATACCCTACATCCAGACCTACGGATGGGGTATTCTACAGGAGAGTACAATTAGAGGTGATTCCAGTTGCAGGAAATAAATATAATATTACACTGAGATGGAAACGCGAAGGTCAGACTGATTTTGAGGAACTGATAACATATACAACAACAGAAGCTCCGCCGGCAATTTTGAAACTAGGTTTTGCAGCATCTACAGGATGGGCTGTTAACTTCCATGAGTTGCGTAATTTGTTAGTAACAACTCCCGGAAACCTGCGGGTGGTGAAAAGGGCGGATAAAGACGTGTTAAGAAGTATCGCAGGAAGCGGAAGTGAAAATAAGGTAACTTATACCATAGAGGTTGTTAACGATACAGATGCTGACCTGACAAAAATTGATTTTAAGGATAAGATAACAGACGGAGACGGAAATCTGGTTACTCCGGATATGTTTACAATTAACAGTATTTCTTATTCCGGATTTTTAGCTGGAACCACGCTTCCCTCTACTTCGGCAACGAATGAATTTACAGGATCGCTAAACTTAGCAAAAAAGACTACCGGAAGAATAACGGTTACCGGTACATTAAATAAAATTCCAGCTGGAAATATTCTTACGAATACGACTAACGTGATGCCTACAGATATTACCGATCAGGATCTTGAAAACAATACCTCTGTCGTCAATACACCGGTCATAGCGGAAAATGTGGATCTTACCCTTTTGAGTAATGTGCCTGATGCGTGTATAGATCCGGGAGCAGGAAATAATTTTGAAATCAAAGTTGTGAATAAAGGTAATCAGGCAACAACAACAGCGAACAGAATTGTGGTAACAAAAGTGATCCCGTCAAATGTGACATTTACACAAAGTGCATCTGATTATAGCGGATGGACTCGATCCGTATCAGGATCTACTTATACCTATACAGCTACATTAGGTCTGGGGTCAGGAATAGTGGCTGCTAACCCAATCAAATATAACCTTAAACCCAATAGCGGAGTAACTACATATACCGATCAGACTTCTGTTAAATATTTGTCAGGAACATCTACGAGTACAACAGAACTGGAGCCGGTAGCAAACAGAGGCAATAATAGTCTCATCATAAATATGGTTGCTCCTCCTGTAGCACCTGTTGCGAACACACCTGTATATTACTGTATCGGTGAAACGGCGGTACCTCTTACGGCAACAGCCAGCGGATCGAATACCCTCAGATGGTATACACAGACTACAGGTGTTCCTTTGGCAAATGCGCCAACTCCTTCAACCACTACTGCAGGCACATTTACATACTATGTGTCACAGACAAACGGGAATTGTGAAGGACCAATGACACCTATTCAGGTGATTGTTCAGCCCGTGCCTACTGCCGGTAGTATTGGTATAGATCAGACTATCTGTGAAAATTCAGTGCCTCAATTAATTACTTCTGTTCAGAATGGTACAATAGCAGGAAATACAACACTTACGTATCGTTGGGAACAATCCATAGACGGAGGCTCCACATGGAATAATGTTGCCGGAACTTCCTCAACATTACAACCTGGTAAATTAAATAAAACCACGCAGTTCCGTAGAATCACAGTATCTTTGTCCTCTGGACATACCTGTGAATCCGGATTTACAAATGTCATAACTATCCGGGTGAAAAACTGTAAAGTAATTACTAATCCGATATTGATCAATAAGGCCCGCAGGCAATAAGTGTATGAGAAAGATTTTATTATTTATTCTGATTTTTGGCTTTTTTGTTCAGCAAAATGCTTCCGGGCAGTGTACGCTTCCTGCTGGTAAATTCGCTACGGCGGCCTTTGCTACTGGTGGAAGCAGTATATATAAAAATAATGTACTCTGGTTGACCTGGGGTGCGCAGGCTGCGACTGATACATATGGAAAACATAATCAGACACTTGCTAATGGGTCATCTTCATACGCTTCTATTAATATGGGTGGAGGACGTTATTTATGTATTCAGGCCACTATTTCTAATTTGGTGGGACTGATTAATAGTTATGCTCCCGGAAATTATAGTGGAGACTCGATGGATGATATGTATAATATCGGTGGAACAGGAACCAATAACAAATTGGTAAGCGGTATCCGGAATACTACTGATGCCGCAAGTGTTAGTTTTACATTGACATGCAAAGCTACGATTGATGGAGTACCGGTGCGACTTAACGGAATGGTACTTGGAGATGCAGAGTCACTGGCAGCTGGTGAAAACTTTACAGCTACAGCTTCCGGAACATGGTCTATAGTGGATTTGAAGAAGAATACATCTGTAACAGGAGCTTATGAAGTAAGAAAAGATAATCTGACAGGAAATAAACAGAAATTATCCTTTCTACGAGGAAATGACAACAATACCGGCGCAGTCGCATTCCTTACCTTTAATGAGCAAGCCTTTCAGGGAACTGATCTTAGCGTATCTTTTGATGTAACGCTAAAAGGAGGTGGTCTGACTGCAATTTCTTTAGGGCTTTTACCTCCGGCTATAGATGGCGGTGATGCACCAGAAAGCTATGGAACTCCACTTCATATGATTGATGCGCTGAATGTGAAATACGATAATATTCCTGTAAATACGGTTGTAAATTTAAATACAACTTCTTATCAGGTAGGTGGTCTGGAAGCACCTGTTTCAGGTTTTCTCGGAACAACCGGTCCTGATGCGGATAACAAACCACTATACAGTAAAGATGCGATGGGAGATAATAATGACGGAATAGCCGGAGTCAATGAAGAAGATGCATGGCCTGCACAATACAAAAGCTTCTCTTATAAACTTTATTATAACCCAAATCAAACTATAACGGTAGCGATTCCTTATAAAGCCTATAGAGACGGTTATATTGCCGGATGGATTGATTTTAACCAAAATGGTGTATTCGAAGCTTCAGAAAGAGCTGTTGCTACGGCTACGGCTTCCGGTACCTCTGTAAATCTGACATGGACCGTTCCGGCAAATCGTGTGATACGTAGCACATACGTTAGATTACGGTACGGCTATAATCTTAATGAACTTCAACTGCCTACGGGAAGTGCTGTCGGAGGAGAAGTAGAGGATCATAAAATATTCATACAGGGTAGTGCAATCACAAATCCGATGTTGCCGAATAAAGGCAAGAAATAAGAAGGAAAGAATCATTCAAACAAGAACTGATATGATCAATAAGATAAAAATATTTTTGTTAATTCTGATTTTGCCGTTCGGGCTGAAAGGATTTGCACAGGATGGTAAAAAAAGTTTGTTTTCAGACAACGGGCGTATGGTTGTAGCCGAAGGAACTTCAGATGTTGTGTATTCGGAGAGTCTGTATATTGGTCCTGATGCGGACTGGCAGATCAATGGAGACCTGTATGTGTATAGTAAACAGATCTGGATAGCACCTACTGCCAGGATTCGTGGTGCTGGTAAACTGATTCTGAAAGATCCTGGAACTAATCCATACTATGCAGGTTGGGGTAATCAGGCAACAGTCATTGATGGAAATGACGGAGAATTTATTGCTGTGAATATCATCATCGATAATCCTTCAAATATTAAACTAGCTGATATAACCGACCCGGGATACAATCTGAAGGAGAAGACAGATAATATTGCTGCGCTGAAAGTTGCTTCAAATATAGATTTCAATGTTAAGGGCGGAGATATCCTGCTGAATGGTTACGAGCTTGTACTGGGAGCCGAAGCACAGTTGCTGAACGCAGGTAGTATTAACAGTCCTAATCAGAATATAAACGGATATGTGGTTACAGGCAATATCACGAAGAGTCTTTTGATTAAAAGTTTCAAAGCTGGGGAGAAATTCCTGTTCCCGATAGGTATTGATGAGAGTAGTTATACACCTGCAATCCTGACTCCTCAGGGAGAGAGCAGACTTTATGTCGGAGTAGTAGATTATGAGGCTGCCGGTGCAAATATAGAGCTTAAAGATAAAGAAATCGGTATGGACAGAGTATGGCATGTGTTCGCTGATAAAAACCTGCTTTCAGATTATACACTGATCCATCAGTCCATCACTAACGGTAAAATGTATGTTGACAAAACAGCTGAAATCATGCAGTATACCGGCAATGGCAACTGGGTTGGAGATGTGACCAAACTGGAATCTACAGGTGTACACACCCGGCAAGCTCTTCAAACGTATGCTGCACGTACTATTTCCGGAACATGGATGACGAAGCTGAGCTTTAAAGGACCTGTTGCAAACGACGACACCTTCGATCTGCCTTATGCGGATGAATACACAAAAAATGAGAATGTATTCCATATCCTGCAGAATGATGATGCCGGAACAAGTCCCATTGTAGTATCCTCTGTAACGATAGTAATCCCTCCTTCACATGGTAAGATTACGGTGAATGTAGACGGAACAGTAACTTATATTCCTGATCCGGGGTTCGTAGGGGTGGATGAGTTTGAATACAGTATTACAGATGAAAACGGATTGTCTGATACAGCTAAAGTGACAATTAATGTAAACGCACGTGATCTGCATATTCCGAATGTATTTACACCTAACGGAGACGGGATCAATGACTACTTTGAGATTATCGGTTATGAATATTATGATCGTATCGGAGTGACAATCGTGAACCGATGGGGAAATGAAGTATACCGCAATAACAGTTATGATAACAGATGGGAAGGTAGCGGTCTTAATTCAGGCACCTATTTCTATATCATCGAAGCGGTGAAAGACGGTAAAAGCCGTATATTTAAAGGGGATGTACTGATCAAACGCAATTAGAATAAAGAAATAAAAGAATCAACATCAAAATATAGTTGAGATGAAATACGGAAAATATATACTGATGATTGTGGGTATACTGGGACTGCGTAGTGTTGAAGCGCAGCAGAGTATCCAGTTTACGCAATATATCTTCAATTCGATGAGTGTCAATCCCGCTTATGCCGGATACAAAGAGGAGTGGTTTGCTCAGGTTGGTCTTCGCAGTCAGTGGACCGGTTGGGAAGGAGCTCCGAAGACTGGTACGGTATCTATAGATGGGGTGATAGATCCTGTATCCAAACGTCATGGTGTTGGTCTCAATATTACTGCTGATAAACTTGGCGCACAGGCTGCAACATCTATATATGGCAATTATGCTTTCCGTCTGCAACTGGATGATGAAGATACACAGCGATTAAGTCTCGGTATCGCAGGGGGTGTTACTCAATATAGTCTCGATGGAAATAAACTTGATCCGAATCAACCCGGAGACCCGACGATTCCGACAGGTAAGATCTCAGACTGGGCACCGGATATTCGTTTAGGGGTATATTATTACAATCCGCGCTGGTATGCAGGAGTTTCAGTTCAGGATCTGTTTAACGGAACAAATTCAGGCTCAGATTACCGGTTCAACCAGAATACCTCAGAGAGTTTGTATCGTACAATCAGTGGTTACCTGATTGCAGGAGCTCTGTTCGAACTAAGCCAGGGGGTACACCTGAGACCGAGTATGTTGATCAAAGAAGATTTTAAAGGGCCTACTTCACTGGATGTAAACGCCATGTTCGTATTCAACAGTAAATTCTGGATCGGAGCGGGATATCGTACCCGTGCTAAGATCTTCAACCGCACCTATCAGGATCGTACCGTAGACAAATTAAGTGCTATGAATGCGATTACAGGTATTGCGCAGTTCTATGCAACAGAGCGTCTTCGTATCGGCTATTCCTATGATGCGATGATCAACAGAATGAGCGGATTGCAGAATGGATCACATGAGATCACACTTGGACTTACGTTTGGTCGCAGAGGAGCAAGCCAGTATCTGAGTCCGCGTTTCTTTTAGTAAAGGGTTATAAGGTTATAGAGTTAATAGCGTATGGTATTGCTATATCACCATATCGCAGAATAACATACAAATACAATGAAGGTAAAGAATATATATAGGTTGCTCGTTATCGCCATATTGATGATAGGCGGGCTAACTTCTGTAGAAGGTCAGGAACAGCTTAGTCTGCGTTCTACAGCAGATAAACTGTATTATCAGTACGAATATTATAATGCTTCACGGATTTATGAGAAACTGGTAGACACAAAGAAACCTCGTGTACAGGATATGGAGCGTCTTGCAGAATGCTATTACCGGATTAATGATTATACATTAGCTCAAAACTGGTATGCCCGTGTGATAGATGGTGGTAAGTTTTCAGATCAGTCTCAGCTGAACTATGCTGAAACGCTTAAGAAGAACGGAAATTATGCAGCCGCAAAAGAGCAGTTTACACAATATGGTACACGTACGGGGAAGACTGCAGAAGTATCTCTTGCCATACAGGGAGCGGATTCTGCTGTGGTATGGATGGCAAATCCAACACTTCATAAACTGAAGAATGAAGAGACAATCAATACCCGTTATTCAGAGTTCGGTACGACACCTTTGTACAACAGTGTGTTATATGTCGGAGAACCGAGTGGATGGGATGGGAAAACATCAGGGATGACAGGACGGCCATATCTGCGCATTTATTCATCCAGCAAAGAAAATGATGGTATTACGTTAAAATATCCAAGCATCTTACCGGACGTATTTAATAATGCACCTTATCACGTAGGTCCTGTAGCAGCTAATAAAGAAGAAAATATACTATTCGTAACCCGTACTCACCCGGGGGAAGATGCGGAGAAACAACGTTCAGGTAACTATAGGTTCAAGAAACACAATCTGGAACTGTTGATCTATACACGATCCGGAGATAGCTGGACCGAAGTTGCATTCCCTTATAATAATGTAAAGAGCTATTCAGTAGGACATGCAGCCTTGAGTGACGATGAGCAAACACTTTATTTTGCTTCGGATATGCCGGGAGGTAAAGGGGGCGTAGATATCTGGTATTGTATACGTCAGGCTGATGGAAGCTGGGGCACTCCGGTCAATGCCGGCGAAGAGATCAACTCTGCAGGTGACGAAATGTTCCCTTCCGTTTTCGGTAGTAAGCTGTACTATTCCAGTAATGGTTTTGCCGGAATGGGCGGGCTGGATATATTTGTAGCAGAAGGACAACAGCATACATTTCATAACAGACATAACCTGCGTTTCCCTGTCAATTCAGCTTCTGATGATTTTTGCTATGTAATGGTGAGTGACAGTCCCGAGTCCTTTTACGGATATGTTTCTTCAGACCGCAGCGGAGGTAAAGGGCTGGACGATATTTACTCCTTTTCGTACGATAAACCAAAGATACGTATCCGCCTGGAAGGCCAGACACTTAACAAAGTGACTTCAGATCAGATAGAAGATGTACAACTTACATTGCTGGATGATAAAGGACAGGTTGTTTTAAGAAGATTGAGTGATGCAAAGGGAGCGTTTACATTTCCTGTGGATGCCCGTACCAATTACCGCGTAGTAGCGGAGAAGATAAAATTTCATGGAGATTCTGTTGCTGTACCGGCATTGTACCCGCAGAAAGATACCACGATCAGACTTACCCTTCGTTTACAGCCCGTAATAGAAAAAGGAACAAGCTTTGTGCTGGAGAATATCTACTACGATCTGGATAAATACAATATCCGGGAGGATGCTAAGCCGATTCTGAATCAACTGGTAAGAACGATGCGTGACAATCCTACGCTTAAGATTGAGCTTTCCAGTCATACAGACAGTCGTGCTACAGCGAAATATAATATGAAGCTTTCGCAGAACCGGGCACAGGCCGCTGTAGATTATATTGTAAGCAGAGGTATAGCACGTGACCGGATTGTTGCGAAAGGATATGGAGAGAGTAAACTTGTCAATAAGTGTGCAGATGGTGTCAAATGTTCAGACGCTGAGCATCAGGCCAATCGTCGCACGGAAATAAAGGTGCTAGAGTATTAGTAACTACCTATTTATGAATCGTTGAAGAAGTCCGCTGGTACCAGCGGACTTTTTTTTGTTTTTGTAACTTTTTTGATATTTATAAGTGAAAACATATATTGCTTATACAATAATTGCTTTTGTTACGATTTTTTTACATTCCAAAATGTAAAATACGACTTGTTAAATTTGTGTTAAAAATTTTGTTAATAAGTGTTAATTGTGTCTTATGTTCTGTTTTTTATTATATATTCCAAACTATATTCTTTTTTCAAAAAAATAAATTTTGTCTTCATATTCTGAAAATAATGAAATAGAAAACGCATAATGTTAAAATACTTGCAATAACAACAGTGCGTTTATATATTTGCTCTCCCCAATCAGGATAGTCTCAATTATATTCTCTACCATTTATTCGCTTTAGCGGATCTGATAGAATCGATTTCAAATGACTTTCGTTGGTGTATATGGTTCTCACTCATCTGATGACCATTATTATAATAAGTTGGATGCATTTTTATACATCATATAATTAATTAAA
Proteins encoded in this region:
- a CDS encoding Ig-like domain-containing protein, with the protein product MTQVNLNTHNITFRTVLKMTVLAIAFFFMQKTADAQFTITENFKGAVSPDIILGDDSKLTSGQEDPVGAGWLRLTPDDQNKKGYAFINKTFPSSLGIIADFEYKIWRTKDGRGGLNDGGDGFSIFLFDGTTTASQFALGGYGGSLGYARNKDNPNNNNGLKNGYIGIGFDAFGNFTNKFAPDKFTGANQAVPNSITLRGSTGTADNATSNPFLKSVNISGTGTGTKTDVPANYTGTLGNGWQNHIDYNKSSGTSAGAYPTSRPTDGVFYRRVQLEVIPVAGNKYNITLRWKREGQTDFEELITYTTTEAPPAILKLGFAASTGWAVNFHELRNLLVTTPGNLRVVKRADKDVLRSIAGSGSENKVTYTIEVVNDTDADLTKIDFKDKITDGDGNLVTPDMFTINSISYSGFLAGTTLPSTSATNEFTGSLNLAKKTTGRITVTGTLNKIPAGNILTNTTNVMPTDITDQDLENNTSVVNTPVIAENVDLTLLSNVPDACIDPGAGNNFEIKVVNKGNQATTTANRIVVTKVIPSNVTFTQSASDYSGWTRSVSGSTYTYTATLGLGSGIVAANPIKYNLKPNSGVTTYTDQTSVKYLSGTSTSTTELEPVANRGNNSLIINMVAPPVAPVANTPVYYCIGETAVPLTATASGSNTLRWYTQTTGVPLANAPTPSTTTAGTFTYYVSQTNGNCEGPMTPIQVIVQPVPTAGSIGIDQTICENSVPQLITSVQNGTIAGNTTLTYRWEQSIDGGSTWNNVAGTSSTLQPGKLNKTTQFRRITVSLSSGHTCESGFTNVITIRVKNCKVITNPILINKARRQ
- a CDS encoding CshA/CshB family fibrillar adhesin-related protein, producing MRKILLFILIFGFFVQQNASGQCTLPAGKFATAAFATGGSSIYKNNVLWLTWGAQAATDTYGKHNQTLANGSSSYASINMGGGRYLCIQATISNLVGLINSYAPGNYSGDSMDDMYNIGGTGTNNKLVSGIRNTTDAASVSFTLTCKATIDGVPVRLNGMVLGDAESLAAGENFTATASGTWSIVDLKKNTSVTGAYEVRKDNLTGNKQKLSFLRGNDNNTGAVAFLTFNEQAFQGTDLSVSFDVTLKGGGLTAISLGLLPPAIDGGDAPESYGTPLHMIDALNVKYDNIPVNTVVNLNTTSYQVGGLEAPVSGFLGTTGPDADNKPLYSKDAMGDNNDGIAGVNEEDAWPAQYKSFSYKLYYNPNQTITVAIPYKAYRDGYIAGWIDFNQNGVFEASERAVATATASGTSVNLTWTVPANRVIRSTYVRLRYGYNLNELQLPTGSAVGGEVEDHKIFIQGSAITNPMLPNKGKK
- a CDS encoding T9SS type B sorting domain-containing protein, with translation MINKIKIFLLILILPFGLKGFAQDGKKSLFSDNGRMVVAEGTSDVVYSESLYIGPDADWQINGDLYVYSKQIWIAPTARIRGAGKLILKDPGTNPYYAGWGNQATVIDGNDGEFIAVNIIIDNPSNIKLADITDPGYNLKEKTDNIAALKVASNIDFNVKGGDILLNGYELVLGAEAQLLNAGSINSPNQNINGYVVTGNITKSLLIKSFKAGEKFLFPIGIDESSYTPAILTPQGESRLYVGVVDYEAAGANIELKDKEIGMDRVWHVFADKNLLSDYTLIHQSITNGKMYVDKTAEIMQYTGNGNWVGDVTKLESTGVHTRQALQTYAARTISGTWMTKLSFKGPVANDDTFDLPYADEYTKNENVFHILQNDDAGTSPIVVSSVTIVIPPSHGKITVNVDGTVTYIPDPGFVGVDEFEYSITDENGLSDTAKVTINVNARDLHIPNVFTPNGDGINDYFEIIGYEYYDRIGVTIVNRWGNEVYRNNSYDNRWEGSGLNSGTYFYIIEAVKDGKSRIFKGDVLIKRN
- a CDS encoding PorP/SprF family type IX secretion system membrane protein — protein: MKYGKYILMIVGILGLRSVEAQQSIQFTQYIFNSMSVNPAYAGYKEEWFAQVGLRSQWTGWEGAPKTGTVSIDGVIDPVSKRHGVGLNITADKLGAQAATSIYGNYAFRLQLDDEDTQRLSLGIAGGVTQYSLDGNKLDPNQPGDPTIPTGKISDWAPDIRLGVYYYNPRWYAGVSVQDLFNGTNSGSDYRFNQNTSESLYRTISGYLIAGALFELSQGVHLRPSMLIKEDFKGPTSLDVNAMFVFNSKFWIGAGYRTRAKIFNRTYQDRTVDKLSAMNAITGIAQFYATERLRIGYSYDAMINRMSGLQNGSHEITLGLTFGRRGASQYLSPRFF
- a CDS encoding OmpA family protein, whose product is MKVKNIYRLLVIAILMIGGLTSVEGQEQLSLRSTADKLYYQYEYYNASRIYEKLVDTKKPRVQDMERLAECYYRINDYTLAQNWYARVIDGGKFSDQSQLNYAETLKKNGNYAAAKEQFTQYGTRTGKTAEVSLAIQGADSAVVWMANPTLHKLKNEETINTRYSEFGTTPLYNSVLYVGEPSGWDGKTSGMTGRPYLRIYSSSKENDGITLKYPSILPDVFNNAPYHVGPVAANKEENILFVTRTHPGEDAEKQRSGNYRFKKHNLELLIYTRSGDSWTEVAFPYNNVKSYSVGHAALSDDEQTLYFASDMPGGKGGVDIWYCIRQADGSWGTPVNAGEEINSAGDEMFPSVFGSKLYYSSNGFAGMGGLDIFVAEGQQHTFHNRHNLRFPVNSASDDFCYVMVSDSPESFYGYVSSDRSGGKGLDDIYSFSYDKPKIRIRLEGQTLNKVTSDQIEDVQLTLLDDKGQVVLRRLSDAKGAFTFPVDARTNYRVVAEKIKFHGDSVAVPALYPQKDTTIRLTLRLQPVIEKGTSFVLENIYYDLDKYNIREDAKPILNQLVRTMRDNPTLKIELSSHTDSRATAKYNMKLSQNRAQAAVDYIVSRGIARDRIVAKGYGESKLVNKCADGVKCSDAEHQANRRTEIKVLEY